A part of Larkinella insperata genomic DNA contains:
- a CDS encoding alpha/beta hydrolase, whose product MLFLRLFWQVPAVLLVFVILVFLVNECAVARPSRRVKDVPYVAASEPDFDAKRHVLDVYVPRRNAKELRPVVLFIHGGNWDSGSKNLYWFVGRRLAKQGVVAVVISYRLAPAIQVPGMADDCARALRWVQRHIAELRGDPARIFVMGHSAGGGLAALLATDQRLLDKWQLPRNVVKGAILDDPAGLDMFDYLKKMEYPGDDQYLVPFGQDSTVWRAVSPYFQVTAQCPPMLIYTGSRTYPSIASSTQKFHQRLRELGVKHEYKILPGKKHIGMVTQLFWQKNLIYRELLPFVGASSE is encoded by the coding sequence ATGCTTTTCCTGCGGTTGTTCTGGCAAGTTCCGGCTGTTTTGCTGGTTTTTGTTATTCTGGTTTTCCTAGTGAATGAATGCGCGGTTGCCCGGCCCAGTCGGCGGGTGAAGGACGTGCCGTATGTGGCAGCCAGTGAGCCTGATTTTGACGCAAAGCGCCACGTACTGGATGTGTATGTGCCCCGTCGAAATGCCAAAGAGCTCCGGCCCGTCGTGCTTTTTATCCACGGCGGCAACTGGGATAGCGGCAGTAAAAACCTTTACTGGTTCGTCGGGCGTCGGCTGGCCAAGCAGGGCGTGGTGGCGGTGGTCATTAGTTACCGGCTTGCCCCCGCAATCCAGGTGCCCGGCATGGCCGACGATTGCGCCCGGGCCTTGCGATGGGTTCAGCGTCACATTGCGGAATTGCGTGGTGACCCGGCCCGGATTTTTGTGATGGGGCATTCGGCGGGGGGTGGCCTGGCGGCTTTGTTAGCCACCGATCAACGGCTGCTGGATAAATGGCAATTGCCCCGGAATGTGGTCAAAGGCGCGATTCTCGACGACCCGGCGGGACTGGATATGTTTGATTACCTGAAGAAGATGGAGTACCCCGGTGACGATCAATACCTGGTCCCGTTCGGCCAAGATTCAACGGTATGGCGGGCCGTGTCGCCGTATTTTCAGGTTACGGCCCAATGCCCTCCCATGCTGATTTACACCGGAAGCCGCACCTACCCGAGCATTGCCAGCAGCACGCAGAAATTTCACCAGCGGTTACGGGAGTTGGGCGTTAAACACGAATACAAAATTCTGCCCGGCAAAAAACACATTGGCATGGTAACCCAATTATTCTGGCAGAAAAACCTCATTTATCGGGAATTACTGCCGTTTGTTGGCGCATCAAGTGAATAA
- a CDS encoding polysaccharide pyruvyl transferase family protein — protein MINRREFLHQTPSLLGLLMSLPALAQTGRAAKKSIILRSSWQTVNIGDIGHTPGVIALLEKYLPEVEVRLWPSSVDNGVAELLQKRFPKVPIIQTPDAISRAFSECSFLLHGSGPSLVARNDVKRWSQETGKPYGIYGITFPGVYAPGAAANQINPLDVELLNKAQFVFFRDSVSLGIAQKAGIASPIMEFAPDGAFAVDFRNDSAATDFLQKNGLKEGQFLCVIPRSRFTPYWEIPSKKTPFNPERNARNEALREHDHAPLRDAITAVVRQTPLKILIVPEDETQVKLGKQILLDKLPDDVRKKVVWRDRYWLTDEAVSTYVRSAGLFGLEMHSPILCIGHGIPAIVCRFAEQTSKGFMWQNIGLGDWLFDVDKPEDVARIVPAVLAMAQDPKAAREKAAQGRAFVEKRQRETMAILAKTLMI, from the coding sequence ATGATCAACCGTCGCGAATTTCTCCACCAAACTCCGTCGCTGCTGGGGCTGCTGATGAGCCTTCCGGCGCTGGCTCAAACCGGTCGGGCGGCCAAAAAATCGATAATTCTGCGGTCGTCCTGGCAGACGGTCAACATCGGCGACATTGGCCATACACCCGGCGTAATTGCGTTGCTGGAAAAATACCTGCCCGAGGTGGAGGTGCGGCTCTGGCCGTCGAGCGTAGACAACGGGGTGGCCGAATTGTTGCAAAAACGGTTTCCCAAGGTGCCGATCATCCAGACGCCGGACGCCATCAGCCGGGCTTTCAGCGAATGCAGCTTTTTGCTCCACGGCTCCGGGCCGTCGCTGGTGGCCCGCAATGATGTGAAGCGGTGGAGCCAGGAAACGGGCAAACCGTACGGCATTTACGGCATTACTTTTCCCGGCGTGTACGCGCCCGGAGCGGCTGCCAACCAGATCAATCCGCTGGATGTGGAACTGCTCAATAAGGCACAGTTCGTCTTCTTCCGCGATTCGGTTTCGCTCGGCATTGCCCAAAAAGCCGGAATTGCTAGCCCGATCATGGAGTTTGCCCCGGATGGCGCGTTTGCCGTGGATTTCCGAAACGATTCGGCAGCCACGGATTTTTTGCAAAAGAATGGGCTGAAGGAAGGCCAGTTTCTGTGCGTTATTCCGCGGTCGCGTTTTACGCCCTACTGGGAAATTCCAAGCAAGAAAACACCGTTCAACCCGGAGCGCAATGCCCGGAACGAAGCCCTGCGCGAACACGACCACGCCCCGCTGCGGGACGCAATCACGGCGGTGGTCCGGCAGACGCCCCTGAAAATCCTGATTGTACCGGAAGACGAAACGCAGGTGAAGCTCGGTAAGCAGATTCTGCTGGACAAACTGCCGGATGACGTCAGGAAAAAAGTAGTCTGGCGCGACCGTTACTGGCTCACCGACGAAGCCGTCAGCACTTACGTCCGCTCGGCGGGTTTGTTCGGGCTGGAAATGCACTCGCCCATCCTATGCATCGGCCACGGCATTCCGGCCATCGTCTGCCGGTTTGCCGAACAGACCAGCAAAGGCTTCATGTGGCAGAACATTGGCCTGGGCGACTGGCTGTTTGACGTAGACAAACCCGAAGACGTGGCCCGCATCGTTCCGGCCGTCCTGGCGATGGCCCAAGACCCCAAAGCCGCTCGCGAAAAAGCCGCCCAAGGCCGGGCGTTTGTGGAAAAACGCCAGCGTGAAACGATGGCAATTCTGGCTAAAACGCTGATGATTTGA